CGCAACCTGGTCCGGCTCTACGCCGAAGATGCCGATCTGGTCGACGAGGAACTGCGCCACCCGGCGTTCACGCCGGAAGAGGAGCCTTTTCCAGAGTGAGCAGGGTTCGTTTGAGTTCAATTCCAGGCCCGAATCCGCCAAGCCCCAGGTTGCCGGCCAGTACCCGATGACAGGGAACAAGCAGGGGCCAGGGGTTTCTGGCCATGACCCCGCCAACGGCGCGAGCCGCCCGGGGCGAGCCGCAGCGAGCGGCCAGCCGCCCGTACGTAGTGAAGGAGCCTTTGGGTGTATGCAGGCGCAGCATATCCATAACCTTCAAGGAGAAAGTGGTCAGGCCGCGTTTGTCCAGCGGCAGGTCCGGCCATTCGTCGGCATGAAGGCTCGCGTATTGCGTCACGATCCGCTCCAACACGGCTCCATAGGGTGATAGTGGCGCGGTGGCGGCTTTAGGTTCCGCGCTCAGGTCTATCCGGGTCAAAAGCCCGTCTGTCCAGACGAAGGTGGCCGAGAACCACTGGTTTACAAATGTCTCTGAAAAATCGTTCATTTTTTCCCCTTTTTAGGATTCATCCACTCCGGGCGGTTTTGCCCCAGAGCCTTGCCTTGCCACGTATCCGTGTCGTGCAGATGCTGTTTGACCGCGTTTAAATAGGCGGTTTTTTTCATGGCCCACAAGGGGGCGAGCAGTTCGTCCTGCTCGGGATCGCTGTTTATGCGGTGGACCACGATATCTTGCCGCAGCAGGGCAATTCCCCGCACAAGCCAGGTTTGGGATTCCTCTTGTGAGAGCAGTGCGATCGACCCGGAGCGCCAGGCGGATTCCAGGGGTGTGTCCCGGCAAATATACAGATTATGTATTTTTATGCCGGAC
This DNA window, taken from Desulfomicrobium sp. ZS1, encodes the following:
- a CDS encoding methylated-DNA--[protein]-cysteine S-methyltransferase translates to MNDFSETFVNQWFSATFVWTDGLLTRIDLSAEPKAATAPLSPYGAVLERIVTQYASLHADEWPDLPLDKRGLTTFSLKVMDMLRLHTPKGSFTTYGRLAARCGSPRAARAVGGVMARNPWPLLVPCHRVLAGNLGLGGFGPGIELKRTLLTLEKAPLPA